In Arctopsyche grandis isolate Sample6627 chromosome 13, ASM5162203v2, whole genome shotgun sequence, one DNA window encodes the following:
- the LOC143921343 gene encoding uncharacterized protein LOC143921343, whose protein sequence is MWYQGEDEEDEDLMFSPALLARRASESWINAPPIESVPVSQPLQRKKSLPDVQGYSRANEAMSREEVSVLGSARREEIRRMADESERLRANPLLYLVSPQVKDWFSRQQLVLLVLFVNISLAIMFFKLLT, encoded by the exons ATGTGGTATCAAGGAGAAGACGAAGAAGATGAGGACCTCATGTTCTCGCCCGCTCTATTGGCAAGGAGAGCTTCGGAAAGTTGGATAAACGCGCCACCTATCGAG AGTGTACCGGTGTCGCAACCGCTGCAGCGCAAGAAGTCCTTGCCGGATGTGCAAGGATACTCGCGTGCCAATGAGGCCATGTCACGCGAAGAAGTTTCGGTGTTGGGATCGGCGAGACGAGAGGAAATCAGAAGAATGGCAGACGAATCGGAGAGACTGCGTGCCAATCCCCTGCTCTACCTGGTCAGCCCGCAGGTCAAG GATTGGTTTTCGCGACAGCAGCTGGTGCTGCTGGTACTCTTTGTCAACATCTCATTGGCGATAATGTTCTTCAAGCTGTTGACGTAG